One Candidatus Brocadiaceae bacterium genomic window carries:
- the purH gene encoding bifunctional phosphoribosylaminoimidazolecarboxamide formyltransferase/IMP cyclohydrolase codes for MAKIQTALISVADKSGVAEFARRVTALGVELISTAGTGQLLREHGLQVTDVSEYTGFPSILGGLVRTLHPKVLGGLLARRGDAEQLRQLAEHGIRPIDMVVVNLYPFIDRILAGGGYLQALEDIDIGGPAMVRAAAKNYTHVAVVTNPATYDALAAELERNDGTLSEATHHALAVQAFRHCARYDEAIAEHLARIDGEPVALPQRLRLEFVKRQDLLYGENPHQTAAFYVEDGVVEPSVSTARQAGGPALSFNNIRDAAAAIELVREFEQPTVVIVKHSNPCGVACAESLHVAYEKAYLGDPLSASVCVVALNRPLDVPTAEAMAESHAELEGKTFAYSVDCLTAPDFSDEALALLHERTPWARRMRLLRTGPLTRCSVDERARDFRRVPGGLLVQDRDLLGFLPAALEVVTKAAPDPGKTDDLKVAWLSCKHTRSNAIVLARREAVVGVGAGQMNRLDAARLALRKAGDRARGAVMASDGFIHLAECVEEAAQAGVTTIIQPGGAQNDADIIAAADRLGLAMVFTGTRHFRH; via the coding sequence GTGGCCAAGATCCAGACGGCACTCATCAGCGTGGCCGACAAGAGCGGGGTGGCCGAATTCGCCCGCCGGGTCACCGCGCTGGGCGTGGAATTGATTTCGACCGCCGGGACGGGGCAACTGCTCCGGGAGCATGGCCTTCAGGTGACGGACGTCTCCGAGTACACCGGCTTCCCCAGCATCCTGGGCGGCCTGGTGCGCACGCTGCACCCCAAGGTGCTGGGCGGCCTGCTGGCCCGGCGCGGGGATGCCGAGCAGTTGCGCCAGCTCGCCGAGCACGGCATCCGCCCGATCGACATGGTGGTGGTGAACCTGTACCCGTTCATCGACCGGATCCTGGCCGGCGGCGGTTACCTCCAGGCCCTTGAGGACATCGACATCGGTGGGCCCGCCATGGTGCGCGCCGCCGCCAAGAACTACACCCACGTCGCCGTCGTCACCAACCCGGCCACCTACGACGCCCTGGCCGCCGAACTGGAGCGGAACGACGGGACCCTCTCGGAAGCCACCCATCACGCCCTGGCCGTCCAGGCGTTCCGCCACTGCGCCCGCTACGACGAGGCCATCGCCGAGCACCTGGCCCGCATCGACGGCGAGCCGGTGGCCCTCCCGCAGCGGCTGCGGCTGGAGTTCGTGAAGCGGCAGGACCTGCTCTACGGCGAGAACCCCCACCAGACGGCCGCCTTCTACGTGGAGGACGGCGTGGTGGAACCCTCCGTCAGCACGGCCAGGCAGGCAGGCGGGCCGGCGCTGTCCTTCAACAACATCCGCGATGCGGCTGCCGCCATCGAACTGGTCCGCGAGTTCGAACAGCCGACCGTCGTCATCGTCAAGCACAGCAACCCATGCGGCGTCGCCTGCGCCGAATCCCTCCACGTGGCCTACGAGAAGGCCTACCTGGGCGACCCGCTCAGCGCATCCGTCTGCGTCGTGGCGCTCAACCGGCCCCTGGACGTGCCCACGGCGGAGGCCATGGCCGAGAGCCATGCGGAACTGGAGGGCAAGACGTTCGCCTACTCGGTGGACTGCCTGACAGCCCCGGACTTCTCCGACGAGGCGCTGGCGCTTCTGCACGAGCGCACGCCCTGGGCCCGCCGGATGCGCCTGCTCCGGACCGGCCCCCTCACGCGGTGCTCCGTGGATGAACGCGCCCGGGACTTCCGGCGTGTCCCCGGCGGGCTGCTGGTGCAGGACAGGGACCTGCTGGGGTTCCTCCCGGCGGCGCTCGAGGTCGTCACCAAGGCCGCACCCGACCCCGGCAAGACGGACGACCTGAAGGTCGCCTGGCTCTCCTGCAAGCACACACGCTCCAACGCCATCGTGCTGGCCCGCCGCGAGGCGGTCGTGGGGGTCGGCGCCGGCCAGATGAACCGCCTCGACGCCGCCCGGCTGGCCCTGCGCAAGGCCGGCGATCGGGCGCGCGGCGCCGTCATGGCCAGCGACGGGTTCATCCACCTGGCGGAGTGCGTGGAGGAGGCCGCCCAGGCCGGCGTCACCACCATCATCCAGCCCGGCGGCGCGCAGAACGATGCCGACATCATCGCCGCCGCCGACCGCCTGGGGCTGGCCATGGTGTTCACCGGCACGCGGCACTTCCGCCATTGA
- a CDS encoding MBL fold metallo-hydrolase, which yields MLIVRLEVGPLGANAYLVRDARTGEGVIIDPGAEADRILERCRREDLTPLYIINTHGHYDHIAANGPLKEAFPQAQLCIGADDAPMLTDARASLAVLLGRTECGPPADVLLQDGQTLSFGASVLEVLATPGHTPGGVSLHCDRAGEPQLFCGDLVFRDGIGRTDFPGGDPRRIMASIRERVLPLPDRTVLWPGHGGPTTVGRERKHNPLLA from the coding sequence TTGCTGATCGTGCGGCTGGAAGTCGGCCCCCTCGGGGCGAACGCGTACCTGGTTCGAGACGCCCGGACCGGCGAGGGCGTCATCATCGACCCCGGCGCGGAGGCCGATCGCATCCTGGAGCGCTGTCGCCGCGAGGACCTGACGCCCCTCTACATCATCAATACCCACGGGCACTATGACCACATCGCCGCCAACGGACCGCTGAAGGAGGCGTTCCCGCAGGCGCAGTTGTGCATCGGGGCCGACGATGCGCCGATGCTGACCGACGCGCGGGCCTCGCTGGCCGTCCTGTTGGGCCGGACCGAGTGCGGGCCACCGGCGGACGTGCTCCTGCAGGACGGACAGACGCTGTCGTTCGGCGCCTCGGTGCTGGAGGTCCTCGCCACGCCCGGGCACACGCCGGGCGGGGTCAGCCTGCACTGCGACCGCGCCGGCGAGCCCCAGTTGTTCTGTGGTGACCTGGTGTTCCGGGACGGGATCGGCCGCACGGACTTCCCCGGAGGCGACCCCCGGCGTATCATGGCATCGATTCGCGAACGCGTCCTGCCCTTGCCGGACCGGACCGTCCTGTGGCCGGGCCACGGCGGCCCCACGACCGTGGGACGCGAGAGGAAGCACAACCCGCTCCTGGCGTGA
- a CDS encoding beta-galactosidase, whose amino-acid sequence MDRRFAPVSPKLPRLLHGGGYSPEAWPPEVWDEDMRLMKSAGVNVATIGAFGWAGLQPRPETFEFGPLDSVMDRLAQNGLHAGMVTPTAAHPAWLSHRYPEVLRTDADGRRRRHGGRGSFCPSSAAYRDACATVARALAERYGEHPALLFWQVGSESAGACYCARCAAAFRRWLQDLYGDLDALNRRWYTAFGGHAYTAWSQVEPPFENGRGGPPALRLDFARFANRSLLDCFLNEAAILREVTPGLPVTAGMSGSRLDLDPHAWAPHLDFASGDGRPAEDAGPVQTAFLHDLSYGLKRRPFLLTGQAPSRQNRQPLDALKRPDRLRLDSYQAIAHGADSVIYSRWRCDRGGVGQRHDAVVEHRGHENTRVFGEVATIGAELRKLDDRLPGAAVDARVALVFDWESWWALEEVGGLLRRGQYPEALLRHYRALWRRNVPAAVVGPDADLTAYAVVSAPMLCLVRNGWAERVEAFVHGGGRFVATCLSGRVDETHGAHEGGAPGPLRKVTGVWVEETDALREDRQNRIIMKQHFGPCRGEYGCRHLCDLLHAESATVLATYGREFYAGWPAVTENEFGQGCAYYIGSEPEDDFLLHFYRTLCADAGVLPVLDAPEGVEVRRRVQNDRSFLFVLNHNEDVSFVSLPDGQHVDMLSGAAAQGRVPLRGWDVRVFEETPSDGGGR is encoded by the coding sequence ATGGATCGGAGATTCGCCCCTGTCAGTCCCAAGCTGCCGCGCCTGCTGCACGGCGGCGGCTACAGCCCCGAGGCGTGGCCCCCGGAGGTCTGGGACGAGGACATGCGGCTGATGAAGAGCGCGGGCGTGAACGTGGCCACCATCGGGGCGTTCGGCTGGGCCGGCCTTCAGCCGAGGCCGGAGACGTTCGAGTTCGGCCCGCTCGATTCGGTGATGGACCGGCTCGCGCAGAACGGGCTGCACGCCGGCATGGTCACCCCCACCGCCGCCCATCCGGCCTGGCTCTCGCACCGGTATCCGGAGGTCCTCCGCACGGACGCCGACGGTCGGCGGCGACGCCACGGCGGACGCGGGAGCTTCTGCCCCAGTTCGGCCGCCTACCGCGACGCCTGCGCCACGGTCGCCCGAGCGCTGGCCGAGCGCTACGGCGAGCATCCGGCCCTGCTGTTCTGGCAGGTGGGCAGCGAGTCTGCCGGGGCCTGCTACTGCGCGCGCTGTGCAGCCGCGTTCCGCCGGTGGCTCCAGGACCTCTACGGCGACCTGGACGCGTTGAACCGACGCTGGTACACCGCCTTCGGCGGCCATGCCTACACGGCGTGGTCGCAGGTCGAGCCGCCCTTCGAGAACGGCCGGGGCGGCCCCCCCGCGTTGCGGCTGGACTTCGCGCGTTTCGCCAACCGGTCGCTGCTGGACTGCTTTCTGAACGAGGCGGCCATCCTGCGCGAGGTCACGCCCGGGCTGCCCGTGACCGCCGGCATGAGCGGCTCCCGCCTCGACCTCGACCCGCACGCCTGGGCCCCTCACCTGGACTTCGCCTCCGGGGACGGCCGCCCGGCCGAGGACGCCGGGCCCGTGCAGACGGCGTTCCTGCACGACCTGAGCTACGGGCTCAAGCGCCGCCCGTTCCTCCTGACGGGGCAGGCGCCCAGCCGGCAGAACCGGCAGCCCCTCGATGCCCTGAAGCGGCCGGACCGGCTGCGCCTGGACAGCTACCAGGCCATCGCGCACGGCGCCGACTCGGTGATCTACTCCCGGTGGCGGTGCGACCGGGGAGGTGTCGGGCAGCGGCACGACGCGGTCGTGGAGCACCGGGGGCACGAGAACACGCGCGTCTTCGGCGAGGTGGCCACCATCGGCGCCGAGCTGCGCAAGCTCGACGACCGGCTGCCCGGGGCGGCCGTCGACGCCCGCGTGGCGCTCGTGTTCGACTGGGAGAGCTGGTGGGCCCTGGAAGAGGTCGGCGGCCTGCTGCGCCGCGGGCAGTACCCGGAGGCCCTTCTCCGGCACTACCGGGCGCTCTGGCGGCGCAACGTGCCGGCCGCCGTCGTCGGGCCCGATGCCGACCTGACCGCCTACGCCGTCGTCAGCGCGCCCATGCTCTGCCTGGTGCGGAACGGGTGGGCGGAGCGCGTCGAGGCGTTCGTGCACGGCGGGGGGCGCTTCGTCGCCACCTGCCTGAGCGGCCGCGTGGACGAGACGCACGGCGCACACGAGGGCGGCGCGCCCGGCCCGCTGCGCAAGGTCACCGGCGTGTGGGTCGAGGAGACCGATGCCCTGCGCGAAGACCGGCAGAACCGCATCATCATGAAGCAGCACTTCGGGCCCTGCCGGGGCGAGTACGGCTGCCGGCACCTGTGCGACCTGCTGCACGCCGAGTCGGCCACCGTCCTGGCAACCTACGGCCGCGAGTTCTACGCCGGCTGGCCGGCCGTGACCGAGAACGAGTTCGGACAGGGTTGCGCCTACTACATCGGCAGCGAGCCGGAAGACGACTTCCTGCTGCACTTCTACCGCACCCTGTGCGCCGACGCCGGCGTTTTGCCCGTGCTGGACGCGCCCGAAGGCGTGGAGGTGCGGCGGCGGGTGCAGAACGACCGTTCGTTCCTGTTCGTTCTGAACCACAACGAGGACGTCTCGTTCGTGTCCCTGCCGGACGGCCAGCACGTGGACATGCTCAGCGGGGCCGCCGCGCAGGGGCGGGTGCCGCTGCGCGGCTGGGACGTGCGGGTCTTCGAGGAGACGCCCTCCGACGGAGGGGGCCGATGA
- a CDS encoding NAD-dependent epimerase/dehydratase family protein, with amino-acid sequence MKRALVTGGAGFIGSHLVERLLSQGTDVCVIDDLSTGAARNLDAVRRSPLLHLYLDDMCNGPLLTELVDRVDVVFHLAAAVGVQLIVEDPVRTIETNIRGTEMLLERCGRKGRKVVLASTSEVYGKGGERRFSEEDDLVFGPTTRQRWSYGCSKAIDEFLALAYAKNRRLPVVIVRFFNIVGPRQVGRYGMVVPRFVRQALSGGPITVYGDGRQVRCFTHVSDALDAVCALAVHPEAEGRIFNVGNDEAVTINELAERVRALIDPNARIVHVPYGEAYAQGFEDIRFRVPDIARLKECTGFAPRHDLDAILRDVRDFVVNEADHPEAEHAPGPPGPVPG; translated from the coding sequence ATGAAGCGCGCCCTGGTCACCGGCGGCGCCGGCTTCATCGGCAGCCACCTGGTCGAACGCCTCCTCTCGCAGGGCACGGACGTCTGCGTCATCGACGACCTGTCCACGGGCGCCGCCCGCAACCTGGACGCCGTGCGCCGCTCGCCGCTGCTGCACCTGTACCTGGACGACATGTGCAACGGGCCGCTCCTGACGGAACTGGTCGACCGCGTCGACGTGGTCTTCCACCTGGCGGCCGCCGTCGGCGTCCAGCTCATCGTCGAGGACCCCGTCCGGACCATCGAGACGAACATCCGCGGCACCGAGATGCTGCTGGAGCGCTGCGGGCGCAAGGGCAGGAAGGTGGTGCTTGCCTCGACCAGCGAGGTCTACGGCAAGGGCGGCGAGCGCCGCTTCTCGGAAGAGGACGATTTGGTCTTCGGCCCGACCACCCGGCAGCGGTGGAGCTACGGCTGCTCGAAGGCCATCGACGAGTTCCTGGCCCTCGCCTATGCGAAGAACCGCCGGCTGCCGGTGGTCATCGTGCGGTTCTTCAACATCGTCGGCCCTCGCCAGGTGGGCCGCTACGGGATGGTCGTGCCGAGGTTCGTGCGCCAGGCGCTCAGCGGCGGCCCCATCACCGTCTACGGCGACGGCCGCCAGGTCCGCTGCTTCACGCACGTCTCCGATGCGCTCGACGCCGTCTGCGCCCTCGCCGTGCACCCCGAGGCCGAAGGCCGGATCTTCAACGTCGGCAACGACGAGGCCGTCACGATCAACGAACTGGCCGAGCGCGTGCGTGCGCTCATCGACCCGAACGCACGGATCGTCCACGTCCCCTACGGCGAGGCGTACGCCCAGGGCTTCGAGGACATCCGCTTCCGCGTGCCCGACATCGCCCGGCTGAAGGAATGCACCGGCTTCGCCCCCCGGCACGACCTGGACGCCATCCTGCGGGACGTCCGCGACTTCGTGGTCAACGAGGCCGATCATCCGGAAGCGGAGCACGCGCCGGGTCCGCCGGGGCCTGTTCCGGGATGA
- a CDS encoding DUF192 domain-containing protein → MRAALAVIIGLLPVAAWRPRGEEPVRRPPIHRVVHELTVQQWDRPPILRIRRSGVHDVQLPCSHMPGRTMPLSIEIDEQALTPPGDPRWQDYQPADLATAPLAGGPLPVRFTDGMAQPEPAAAGIVLPGGLPPAYAFRTAAGVLCLVERDRSEVWAFAASLEAGDAFTVSGRLVTLSAEARAVVVERMGPPPQWTVTARLGDREVARFSEPGDYPLDLPCAHRPGRRERVLLRLTDVRRVALTVQGHAVDAELADTPQMRSWGLQGRRGLGPDEGMLFYFPEAERPGFVMKTVSFPLSIAFIRGDGLIVHVARLNPGDRREARPPESVNYVLEMPQGWFAERGIGPGGMVFIPEQAPADPARAPLPDDRPR, encoded by the coding sequence ATGCGGGCGGCGCTTGCAGTCATCATCGGTCTGCTCCCGGTGGCGGCATGGCGTCCGCGGGGTGAGGAACCGGTCCGCAGGCCGCCGATCCACCGCGTCGTTCACGAACTGACCGTGCAGCAGTGGGACCGGCCTCCCATCCTTCGGATCCGCAGAAGCGGCGTCCACGACGTGCAGTTGCCGTGCTCCCACATGCCCGGGCGGACCATGCCTCTCTCGATCGAGATCGACGAACAGGCCCTGACCCCGCCCGGCGATCCGCGATGGCAGGATTACCAGCCGGCCGACCTGGCAACGGCGCCGCTGGCGGGCGGTCCCCTGCCGGTGCGGTTCACGGACGGGATGGCGCAGCCGGAGCCGGCCGCAGCGGGCATCGTGCTGCCGGGCGGACTGCCCCCGGCGTATGCTTTCCGGACGGCCGCGGGCGTGCTGTGCCTTGTGGAGCGGGATCGCTCGGAGGTCTGGGCGTTCGCCGCTTCCCTCGAGGCCGGAGACGCATTCACAGTCTCCGGTCGTCTTGTCACGCTGTCGGCGGAGGCTCGGGCCGTTGTGGTGGAGCGGATGGGCCCGCCGCCGCAATGGACCGTCACGGCCCGCCTGGGGGACCGGGAGGTGGCGCGGTTCTCGGAGCCGGGCGACTATCCCCTGGACCTCCCCTGCGCGCACCGACCGGGGCGCCGGGAGCGCGTCCTGCTGCGCCTGACCGACGTCCGGCGCGTGGCCCTGACGGTGCAGGGGCATGCCGTGGACGCCGAGCTGGCCGACACGCCGCAGATGCGCAGTTGGGGCCTGCAGGGCCGCCGGGGGCTCGGGCCGGACGAGGGCATGCTGTTCTACTTCCCGGAGGCCGAGCGGCCGGGGTTTGTGATGAAGACGGTCTCGTTTCCCCTGTCGATCGCCTTCATCCGAGGCGACGGCCTGATCGTGCACGTTGCGCGGCTGAACCCCGGGGACCGGCGCGAGGCGCGGCCGCCGGAGTCGGTCAACTACGTCCTGGAGATGCCGCAGGGCTGGTTCGCCGAGCGCGGGATCGGCCCGGGCGGCATGGTGTTCATCCCGGAACAGGCCCCGGCGGACCCGGCGCGTGCTCCGCTTCCGGATGATCGGCCTCGTTGA
- a CDS encoding radical SAM protein, whose protein sequence is MKRARPGGVFTSSACDAWQPIERDRRLTRECCRLLTEHGFAVHALTKSALIVRDFDVLRPGLSRVGVTVTTLEPRLARLWEPHASPVDERWAVLEAAREAGLETSVMFGPLLPFLSDGQESLNDLMARAADAGVGAIWVDAMNARPRVWPAVARLLRREFPDLHDEYGRILHHGPTRDRYVAALRMRVRKAAERAGVADRVGGCP, encoded by the coding sequence TTGAAGCGGGCGAGGCCCGGCGGCGTCTTCACGAGCAGCGCCTGCGACGCCTGGCAGCCCATCGAGCGGGACCGAAGGCTGACGCGGGAGTGCTGCCGGCTTCTGACCGAACACGGTTTCGCGGTCCACGCGCTGACCAAGAGCGCGCTGATCGTGCGGGACTTCGACGTGCTACGTCCCGGTCTGAGCCGCGTGGGCGTCACCGTCACAACGCTCGAACCCCGGCTGGCGCGGCTCTGGGAACCGCACGCGAGCCCCGTCGACGAGCGCTGGGCGGTGCTGGAGGCGGCGCGCGAGGCGGGCCTGGAGACGTCCGTGATGTTCGGGCCGCTGCTGCCGTTCCTGTCCGACGGGCAGGAATCCCTTAACGATCTCATGGCCAGGGCGGCCGACGCCGGGGTGGGGGCGATCTGGGTGGATGCAATGAATGCGCGTCCTCGGGTCTGGCCGGCCGTGGCCCGGCTGCTGCGCCGTGAGTTCCCCGACCTGCACGATGAGTACGGCCGGATCCTGCACCATGGGCCGACCCGCGACAGATACGTCGCCGCACTCCGCATGCGCGTCCGAAAGGCGGCCGAGAGAGCGGGCGTTGCCGACCGCGTGGGCGGCTGCCCCTGA